Proteins co-encoded in one Malus sylvestris chromosome 9, drMalSylv7.2, whole genome shotgun sequence genomic window:
- the LOC126634095 gene encoding protein RSI-1-like, protein MAASRYTSVLILVSLLVLLTFSHVAEAYKTLPQSACTPRCKNRCSATSHKKPCMFFCEKCCAKCKCVPPGVVGNKQMCPCYNNWKTQEGRPKCP, encoded by the exons ATGGCAGCAAGTCGATACACCTCCGTCTTGATCCTGGTTTCTCTGCTTGTTCTACTCACATTCTCTCACGTAGCTGAG GCTTACAAGACGCTTCCTCAGTCAG CGTGCACGCCGAGATGTAAGAACCGTTGCTCGGCGACATCGCACAAGAAGCCGTGCATGTTCTTCTGCGAGAAGTGCTGTGCCAAATGCAAATGTGTTCCTCCGGGCGTCGTTGGCAACAAGCAAATGTGCCCTTGCTACAACAACTGGAAGACCCAGGAAGGACGACCCAAATGCccttaa